Proteins from a genomic interval of Physeter macrocephalus isolate SW-GA chromosome 21, ASM283717v5, whole genome shotgun sequence:
- the OGT gene encoding UDP-N-acetylglucosamine--peptide N-acetylglucosaminyltransferase 110 kDa subunit isoform X2 — protein MASSVGNVADSTGLAELAHREYQAGDFEAAERHCMQLWRQEPDNTGVLLLLSSIHFQCRRLDRSAHFSTLAIKQNPLLAEAYSNLGNVYKERGQLQEAIEHYRHALRLKPDFIDGYINLAAALVAAGDMEGAVQAYVSALQYNPDLYCVRSDLGNLLKALGRLEEAKACYLKAIETQPNFAVAWSNLGCVFNAQGEIWLAIHHFEKAVTLDPNFLDAYINLGNVLKEARIFDRAVAAYLRALSLSPNHAVVHGNLACVYYEQGLIDLAIDTYRRAIELQPHFPDAYCNLANALKEKGSVAEAEDCYNTALRLCPTHADSLNNLANIKREQGNIEEAVRLYRKALEVFPEFAAAHSNLASVLQQQGKLQEALMHYKEAIRISPTFADAYSNMGNTLKEMQDVQGALQCYTRAIQINPAFADAHSNLASIHKDSGNIPEAIASYRTALKLKPDFPDAYCNLAHCLQIVCDWTDYDERMKKLVSIVADQLEKNRLPSVHPHHSMLYPLSHGFRKAIAERHGNLCLDKINVLHKPPYEHPKDLKLSDGRLRVGYVSFDFGNHPTSHLMQSIPGMHNPDKFEVFCYALSPDDGTNFRVKVMAEANHFIDLSQIPCNGKAADRIHQDGIHILVNMNGYTKGARNELFALRPAPIQAMWLGYPGTSGALFMDYIITDQETSPAEVAEQYSEKLAYMPHTFFIGDHANMFPHLKKKAVIDFKSNGHIYDNRIVLNGIDLKAFLDSLPDVKIVKMKCPDGGDNADSSNTALNMPVIPMNTIAEAVIEMINRGQIQITINGFSISNGLATTQINNKAATGEEVPRTIIVTTRSQYGLPEDAIVYCNFNQLYKIDPSTLQMWANILKRVPNSVLWLLRFPAVGEPNIQQYAQNMGLPQNRIIFSPVAPKEEHVRRGQLADVCLDTPLCNGHTTGMDVLWAGTPMVTMPGETLASRVAASQLTCLGCLELIVKNRQEYEDIAVKLGTDLEYLKKIRGKVWKQRISSPLFNTKQYTMELERLYLQMWEHYAAGNKPDHMIKPVEVTESA, from the exons ATGGCGTCTTCCGTGGGCAACGTGGCCGACAGCACAG GGTTAGCTGAGTTGGCACATCGAGAATATCAGGCAGGAGATTTTGAGGCAGCTGAGAGACACTGCATGCAGCTCTGGAGACAAGAGCCAGACAATACTGGTGtacttttattactttcatcTATACACTTCCAGTGTCGAAGGCTGGACAG ATCTGCCCACTTCAGTACTCTGGCAATTAAACAGAACCCTCTTCTGGCAGAAGCCTATTCGAATTTGGGGAATGTGTACAAGGAAAGAGGGCAGTTGCAGGAAGCAATTGAGCATTACCGGCATGCATTGCGTCTCAAACCAGATTTCATCGATGGTTATATTAACCTGGCAGCCGCTTTGGTAGCAGCAGGCGACATGGAAGGGGCAGTACAAGCTTACGTCTCTGCTCTTCAGTACAATCCT GATTTGTACTGTGTTCGCAGTGACCTGGGGAACCTGCTCAAAGCCCTGGGTCGCTTGGAAGAAGCCAAG GCATGTTATCTGAAAGCAATTGAGACGCAACCGAACTTTGCAGTAGCTTGGAGTAATCTTGGCTGTGTTTTCAATGCACAAGGGGAGATTTGGCTTGCAATTCATCACTTTGAAAAG GCTGTCACCCTTGACCCCAATTTTCTGGATGCTTATATCAATTTAGGAAATGTCTTGAAAGAGGCACGGATTTTTGACAG AGCTGTGGCAGCTTACCTTCGTGCCCTAAGCTTGAGTCCAAATCATGCAGTGGTACATGGCAACCTGGCTTGTGTATACTATGAGCAAGGCCTGATAGATCTGGCAATAGACACCTACAGGCGAGCTATTGAATTGCAACCACATTTCCCTGATGCTTACTGCAACCTAGCCAACGCTCTCAAAGAGAAGGGCAGT gttgcCGAAGCAGAAGATTGTTATAATACAGCTCTCCGGCTGTGTCCCACCCATGCAGACTCTCTGAATAACCTAGCCAATATCAAACGAGAACAGGGAAACATTGAAGAGGCAGTTCGCTTGTATCGTAAAGCATTAGAA GTCTTCCCAGAGTTTGCTGCTGCCCATTCAAATTTAGCAAGTGTATTGCAGCAGCAGGGAAAACTGCAGGAAGCTCTGATGCATTATAAGGAGGCTATTCG AATCAGTCCTACCTTTGCTGATGCCTACTCTAATATGGGAAACACTCTAAAGGAGATGCAGGATGTTCAGGGAGCCTTGCAGTGTTATACTCGTGCCATTCAGATTAACCCTGCATTTGCGGATGCCCACAGCAATCTGGCTTCCATTCACAAG GATTCAGGGAATATTCCAGAAGCAATTGCTTCTTATCGCACTGCTCTGAAGCTTAAACCTGATTTTCCTGACGCTTATTGTAATTTGGCTCATTGCCTGCAG ATTGTCTGTGATTGGACAGACTATGATGAGCGAATGAAGAAGTTGGTCAGCATTGTGGCTGACCAGTTAGAGAAAAATAGGTTGCCTTCTGTGCATCCTCATCATAGTATGCTATATCCTCTTTCTCATGGCTTCAGGAAGGCTATTGCTGAGAGGCATGGGAACCTCTGCTTGGATAAG ATAAATGTCCTTCATAAACCACCGTATGAACATCCAAAAGACTTGAAGCTCAGTGATGGTCGACTGCGTGTAGGATACGTGAGTTTTGACTTTGGGAATCATCCTACTTCTCATCTTATGCAGTCTATTCCAGGCATGCACAATCCTGATAAATTTGAG GTATTCTGTTATGCCCTGAGCCCAGATGATGGCACAAACTTCCGAGTGAAGGTGATGGCAGAAGCCAatcatttcattgatctttctcaG aTTCCATGCAATGGAAAAGCAGCTGATCGCATCCATCAAGATGGTATACACATCCTTGTAAATATGAATGGTTATACCAAGGGTGCTCGAAATGAACTCTTTGCTCTCAGGCCAGCTCCTATTCAG gcaaTGTGGCTGGGGTACCCTGGGACTAGTGGCGCGCTTTTCATGGATTATATCATCACTGATCAGGAAACTTCACCTGCTGAAGTTGCTGAGCAGTATTCTGAGAAACTGGCTTATATGCCCCATACTTTCTTTATTGGTGATCATGCTAATATGTTCCCTCACCTGAAG AAAAAAGCGGTCATCGATTTTAAGTCCAATGGGCACATTTATGACAATCGGATTGTGCTGAATGGCATCGACCTCAAAGCATTTCTTGATAGTCTGCCAGATGTGAAAATTGTCAAG atgaaatGTCCTGACGGAGGAGACAACGCAGACAGCAGTAATACAGCTCTTAATATGCCTGTCATTCCTATGAATACCATTGCAGAAGCAGTTATTGAAATGATTAACAGAGGACAAATTCAGATAACAATTAATGGATTCAGTATTAGCAATGGACTGGCAACTACCCAG ATCAACAATAAGGCTGCCACTGGAGAGGAGGTTCCCCGTACCATTATTGTAACCACACGTTCTCAGTACGGGTTACCGGAAGATGCCATTGTGTACTGTAACTTTAATCAGTTATATAAAATTGACCCATCTACTTTGCAGATGTGGGCAAAT ATTCTGAAGCGTGTTCCCAATAGTGTACTGTGGCTGTTGCGTTTTCCAGCAGTAGGAGAACCTAATATTCAACAGTACGCACAAAATATGGGCCTTCCCCAGAACCGTATCATTTTTTCACCTGTTGCTCCTAAAGAGGAACATGTTCGGAGAGGCCAGCTGGCTGATGTCTGCTTGGACACTCCACTCTGTAATGGACACACCACAGGGATGGATGTCCTTTGGGCAGGGACACCCATGGTGACTATGCCAG GAGAGACTCTTGCTTCCCGAGTTGCAGCTTCCCAGCTGACTTGTTTAGGCTGTCTTGAGCTTATTGTTAAAAATAGACAAGAATATGAAGACATAGCTGTGAAACTGGGAACTGATCTAGAATA CCTGAAGAAAATT
- the OGT gene encoding UDP-N-acetylglucosamine--peptide N-acetylglucosaminyltransferase 110 kDa subunit isoform X3, which translates to MLSFQGLAELAHREYQAGDFEAAERHCMQLWRQEPDNTGVLLLLSSIHFQCRRLDRSAHFSTLAIKQNPLLAEAYSNLGNVYKERGQLQEAIEHYRHALRLKPDFIDGYINLAAALVAAGDMEGAVQAYVSALQYNPDLYCVRSDLGNLLKALGRLEEAKACYLKAIETQPNFAVAWSNLGCVFNAQGEIWLAIHHFEKAVTLDPNFLDAYINLGNVLKEARIFDRAVAAYLRALSLSPNHAVVHGNLACVYYEQGLIDLAIDTYRRAIELQPHFPDAYCNLANALKEKGSVAEAEDCYNTALRLCPTHADSLNNLANIKREQGNIEEAVRLYRKALEVFPEFAAAHSNLASVLQQQGKLQEALMHYKEAIRISPTFADAYSNMGNTLKEMQDVQGALQCYTRAIQINPAFADAHSNLASIHKDSGNIPEAIASYRTALKLKPDFPDAYCNLAHCLQIVCDWTDYDERMKKLVSIVADQLEKNRLPSVHPHHSMLYPLSHGFRKAIAERHGNLCLDKINVLHKPPYEHPKDLKLSDGRLRVGYVSFDFGNHPTSHLMQSIPGMHNPDKFEVFCYALSPDDGTNFRVKVMAEANHFIDLSQIPCNGKAADRIHQDGIHILVNMNGYTKGARNELFALRPAPIQAMWLGYPGTSGALFMDYIITDQETSPAEVAEQYSEKLAYMPHTFFIGDHANMFPHLKKKAVIDFKSNGHIYDNRIVLNGIDLKAFLDSLPDVKIVKMKCPDGGDNADSSNTALNMPVIPMNTIAEAVIEMINRGQIQITINGFSISNGLATTQINNKAATGEEVPRTIIVTTRSQYGLPEDAIVYCNFNQLYKIDPSTLQMWANILKRVPNSVLWLLRFPAVGEPNIQQYAQNMGLPQNRIIFSPVAPKEEHVRRGQLADVCLDTPLCNGHTTGMDVLWAGTPMVTMPGETLASRVAASQLTCLGCLELIVKNRQEYEDIAVKLGTDLEYLKKIRGKVWKQRISSPLFNTKQYTMELERLYLQMWEHYAAGNKPDHMIKPVEVTESA; encoded by the exons ATGCTTTCCTTCCAAGGGTTAGCTGAGTTGGCACATCGAGAATATCAGGCAGGAGATTTTGAGGCAGCTGAGAGACACTGCATGCAGCTCTGGAGACAAGAGCCAGACAATACTGGTGtacttttattactttcatcTATACACTTCCAGTGTCGAAGGCTGGACAG ATCTGCCCACTTCAGTACTCTGGCAATTAAACAGAACCCTCTTCTGGCAGAAGCCTATTCGAATTTGGGGAATGTGTACAAGGAAAGAGGGCAGTTGCAGGAAGCAATTGAGCATTACCGGCATGCATTGCGTCTCAAACCAGATTTCATCGATGGTTATATTAACCTGGCAGCCGCTTTGGTAGCAGCAGGCGACATGGAAGGGGCAGTACAAGCTTACGTCTCTGCTCTTCAGTACAATCCT GATTTGTACTGTGTTCGCAGTGACCTGGGGAACCTGCTCAAAGCCCTGGGTCGCTTGGAAGAAGCCAAG GCATGTTATCTGAAAGCAATTGAGACGCAACCGAACTTTGCAGTAGCTTGGAGTAATCTTGGCTGTGTTTTCAATGCACAAGGGGAGATTTGGCTTGCAATTCATCACTTTGAAAAG GCTGTCACCCTTGACCCCAATTTTCTGGATGCTTATATCAATTTAGGAAATGTCTTGAAAGAGGCACGGATTTTTGACAG AGCTGTGGCAGCTTACCTTCGTGCCCTAAGCTTGAGTCCAAATCATGCAGTGGTACATGGCAACCTGGCTTGTGTATACTATGAGCAAGGCCTGATAGATCTGGCAATAGACACCTACAGGCGAGCTATTGAATTGCAACCACATTTCCCTGATGCTTACTGCAACCTAGCCAACGCTCTCAAAGAGAAGGGCAGT gttgcCGAAGCAGAAGATTGTTATAATACAGCTCTCCGGCTGTGTCCCACCCATGCAGACTCTCTGAATAACCTAGCCAATATCAAACGAGAACAGGGAAACATTGAAGAGGCAGTTCGCTTGTATCGTAAAGCATTAGAA GTCTTCCCAGAGTTTGCTGCTGCCCATTCAAATTTAGCAAGTGTATTGCAGCAGCAGGGAAAACTGCAGGAAGCTCTGATGCATTATAAGGAGGCTATTCG AATCAGTCCTACCTTTGCTGATGCCTACTCTAATATGGGAAACACTCTAAAGGAGATGCAGGATGTTCAGGGAGCCTTGCAGTGTTATACTCGTGCCATTCAGATTAACCCTGCATTTGCGGATGCCCACAGCAATCTGGCTTCCATTCACAAG GATTCAGGGAATATTCCAGAAGCAATTGCTTCTTATCGCACTGCTCTGAAGCTTAAACCTGATTTTCCTGACGCTTATTGTAATTTGGCTCATTGCCTGCAG ATTGTCTGTGATTGGACAGACTATGATGAGCGAATGAAGAAGTTGGTCAGCATTGTGGCTGACCAGTTAGAGAAAAATAGGTTGCCTTCTGTGCATCCTCATCATAGTATGCTATATCCTCTTTCTCATGGCTTCAGGAAGGCTATTGCTGAGAGGCATGGGAACCTCTGCTTGGATAAG ATAAATGTCCTTCATAAACCACCGTATGAACATCCAAAAGACTTGAAGCTCAGTGATGGTCGACTGCGTGTAGGATACGTGAGTTTTGACTTTGGGAATCATCCTACTTCTCATCTTATGCAGTCTATTCCAGGCATGCACAATCCTGATAAATTTGAG GTATTCTGTTATGCCCTGAGCCCAGATGATGGCACAAACTTCCGAGTGAAGGTGATGGCAGAAGCCAatcatttcattgatctttctcaG aTTCCATGCAATGGAAAAGCAGCTGATCGCATCCATCAAGATGGTATACACATCCTTGTAAATATGAATGGTTATACCAAGGGTGCTCGAAATGAACTCTTTGCTCTCAGGCCAGCTCCTATTCAG gcaaTGTGGCTGGGGTACCCTGGGACTAGTGGCGCGCTTTTCATGGATTATATCATCACTGATCAGGAAACTTCACCTGCTGAAGTTGCTGAGCAGTATTCTGAGAAACTGGCTTATATGCCCCATACTTTCTTTATTGGTGATCATGCTAATATGTTCCCTCACCTGAAG AAAAAAGCGGTCATCGATTTTAAGTCCAATGGGCACATTTATGACAATCGGATTGTGCTGAATGGCATCGACCTCAAAGCATTTCTTGATAGTCTGCCAGATGTGAAAATTGTCAAG atgaaatGTCCTGACGGAGGAGACAACGCAGACAGCAGTAATACAGCTCTTAATATGCCTGTCATTCCTATGAATACCATTGCAGAAGCAGTTATTGAAATGATTAACAGAGGACAAATTCAGATAACAATTAATGGATTCAGTATTAGCAATGGACTGGCAACTACCCAG ATCAACAATAAGGCTGCCACTGGAGAGGAGGTTCCCCGTACCATTATTGTAACCACACGTTCTCAGTACGGGTTACCGGAAGATGCCATTGTGTACTGTAACTTTAATCAGTTATATAAAATTGACCCATCTACTTTGCAGATGTGGGCAAAT ATTCTGAAGCGTGTTCCCAATAGTGTACTGTGGCTGTTGCGTTTTCCAGCAGTAGGAGAACCTAATATTCAACAGTACGCACAAAATATGGGCCTTCCCCAGAACCGTATCATTTTTTCACCTGTTGCTCCTAAAGAGGAACATGTTCGGAGAGGCCAGCTGGCTGATGTCTGCTTGGACACTCCACTCTGTAATGGACACACCACAGGGATGGATGTCCTTTGGGCAGGGACACCCATGGTGACTATGCCAG GAGAGACTCTTGCTTCCCGAGTTGCAGCTTCCCAGCTGACTTGTTTAGGCTGTCTTGAGCTTATTGTTAAAAATAGACAAGAATATGAAGACATAGCTGTGAAACTGGGAACTGATCTAGAATA CCTGAAGAAAATT